A region of the Pseudomonas silesiensis genome:
CCGTCGTTCACACCCGAAGCATTGCCGGCAGTAACCACGCCGCCTTCGAACAACGGGCGAAGGCGCGACAAGCTGGCGACGTCGCTGTCGGGACGCGGGTGTTCATCACGCTCCACCCGCTTGGGCGGTTGCTTGCCGCCTTGGGGTACTTCGATGGGCAGGATTTCGCCTGCATGGAAACCGTCCTGCACTGCCGCCTCGAACAGTGCCTGGCTGCGTGCCGCGTAGGTGTCGGCCTGATCGCGAGTGATACCCAGCTCGCGGGCGACGTTATCGGCAGTCTGCGGCATCGTATCGGCACCGAACTGCGCTTCCACTCGAGGATTGGGAAAGCGCGCACCGATCGTGCTGTCGAAGGCACTGAAATCCCGCGAGTAGGCGCTTTGCGCCTTGGCGATCACGAAGGGCGCGCGACTCATGCTCTCCGCTCCGCCGGCAATAAACAGTTCGCCCTGGCCAACGTGCACGGCGCGGGCGGCGTCAAGCACGGCTGCCAGCCCCGAACCGCACAGGCGGTTGACGGTCAGGCCAGCCACCGTAGGCGGCAGGCCCGCCAGCAAGGCCGCGTGACGCCCCAGGTTACGCGCGTCCTCGCCAGCCTGGTTGGTGCAGCCGACAATCAGGTCTTCGTAGTCTTGTGCAGCGAACGGATTACGCGCGACCAAGGCACGAACGACCGAGGCCAGCAGGTCATCGGGGCGCACACTGGCCAGTGCGCCCGCGTGGCGGCCAAAGGGCGAACGCAGACCGTCGTAGATGTAGGCATTCATGCTGATTCCTCAGCAGTGGTCAGGGGCAGGCCGAGCTGTACGCGGCGGCGCAGCCATGGGCTGAGCCGATAACGCGGTTCCTGATAGCAATCGTGCAGTGCCTGCAGGATCTGCTGGATGTTCATGGCGCCATATTGATCGCCGAACCCCAGCGGGCCGTGGGGGTAACCCAGCGCCAGTTGCACCGCACGGTCCAGGGTGGCGGGATCGACGATGCGCCGCTGAGCGATTTCGCATCCCAGGTTGACGATACTGGCCAGCACACGCTGGGCGATGAACCCGGGCGAGTCGTTGATCACCTCCACCGGTACACCATCGGCCCCCAACGCCTGCCGCGCCTGCGCCAGCACGTTGGCATCCAGCCCAGGGTGACGCATCAGCACTCGCCGCCGGTCGAAACCGGCAAAGGTTTCCAGCGCCAGGCTGCGGGCGACAGGTAGTTGCCGGCGGGCGATCGCGCTGCTGGCATCTTCACCCAGCGGCGTCACCAGACAGATAGCATTCGAGCCAGGCTGCTCACCCTGCTCCAGCACCGCACCGGCACTCGACAGCACGGCGCCGATCTTGTCGCGCATCGCAGCGTCTCGGCAGTCCAGCCAGAACGGCTGATTGATAGCCACCGGCGGCAGCTCCACCCGGGCGTCTTCGACCACCCGGCCTTCCTCGTAGCGATAGAACCCCTGCCCGGTCTTGCGTCCGAGCAACCCCGCAGCAAGGCGCGCCGGCACCAGTGACGAGGGAGTGTAGCGCGGATCCTGATAGAACTGGTCGTGGATCGACTCCATCACCGCATGGGAAATGTCCAGGCCGACCAGGTCGAACAATTCGAACGGCCCCATGCGAAAGCCCAGGCAATCCCTGAGAATCCGGTCTATCTGCGCTGGCGTGGCAATACCTTCGGCAAGGATTCGCAGTGCTTCCGGGCCGTAGGCCCGGCCAGCATGATTGACCAGGAACCCAGGCGAATCCGGCGTCACTGCGGCAAAGTGCCCGGCGTGTTGCGCGAGCGCCGACAGCCGTTCGATGACCTGCGTAGCGGTACGCTCCCCGCGGACCACCTCGACAATTTTCATCAGCGTGACCGGATTGAAGAAGTGAAAACCGGCGACCCGCTGAGGATGCTCACAGGCGCTGGCGATCAGGGTGATCGACAGCGACGAGGTGTTGCTGGCCAGAACCGCATCGCGGCTGACCAGTTGCTCCAGTTCCCGGAACAGCTTCTGTTTGGCGTCGAGGTTCTCGACGATGGCCTCGATCAGCAGGTCGCAGCCGGCAAGTTCCTGCAGCGTGTGCGCCGCGCGCATGCGCTCCAGGGTGACGGCCAATACGTCGGCACTGATCTTGCCCTTGGCCGCCGCACGCTCCAGTGATTCTCGATTGTGCATCAGGGCTTGTTCGATCGCTTCGCTGCGGCTGTCATGCAGCAGCACCTCGACACCGGCGCTGGCGAACAACTGGGCAATGCCACGACCCATGGCCCCACTGCCGATTACGCCGATCTGTTTAAACGTGGTCATAAGCATTCCTCAGAGAGCGAGTTCCAGCGCTGGAACAGCCTCGAACAGATCCGCCACCAGGCCGTAATCGGCCACCTGGAAGATCGGCGCTTCTTCGTCCTTGTTGATCGCAACGATCACCTTGGAGTCTTTCATGCCGGCCAAGTGCTGGATCGCGCCGGAGATACCGACTGCGATGTACAGTTGTGGCGCGACGATCTTGCCGGTCTGACCGACCTGCATGTCGTTGGGGACAAACCCTGCGTCGACCGCGGCGCGGGAAGCGCCAACGGCCGCGCCCAGCTTATCGGCCAGGGTGTACAGGTATTTGAAGTTGTCGCCGTTCTGCAGGCCGCGACCGCCGGAAACGACGATCCTGGCAGCGGTCAGTTCCGGACGATCGGACGTGGCCAGCGCTTCGCCAACGAAGCTGGAGATTCCAGCCTCGTAAACGGTTGCCACTGCTTCAATGAGAGCAGCGCCCCCCACCGCGGACACCGGGTCGAAACCGGTGGCC
Encoded here:
- a CDS encoding 3-oxoadipyl-CoA thiolase, translated to MNAYIYDGLRSPFGRHAGALASVRPDDLLASVVRALVARNPFAAQDYEDLIVGCTNQAGEDARNLGRHAALLAGLPPTVAGLTVNRLCGSGLAAVLDAARAVHVGQGELFIAGGAESMSRAPFVIAKAQSAYSRDFSAFDSTIGARFPNPRVEAQFGADTMPQTADNVARELGITRDQADTYAARSQALFEAAVQDGFHAGEILPIEVPQGGKQPPKRVERDEHPRPDSDVASLSRLRPLFEGGVVTAGNASGVNDGAAALLIGSQAIGEQYGLKPRARILAAAIAGVEPRLMGLGPVPAIIKALQRANLQLADMDLIEINEAFAAQVLGCAKRLDLAFDDPRLNPNGGAIAIGHPLGASGARLAYSAVRQLERSNGRYALVSLCIGLGQGIACVIERLD
- a CDS encoding 3-hydroxyacyl-CoA dehydrogenase; amino-acid sequence: MTTFKQIGVIGSGAMGRGIAQLFASAGVEVLLHDSRSEAIEQALMHNRESLERAAAKGKISADVLAVTLERMRAAHTLQELAGCDLLIEAIVENLDAKQKLFRELEQLVSRDAVLASNTSSLSITLIASACEHPQRVAGFHFFNPVTLMKIVEVVRGERTATQVIERLSALAQHAGHFAAVTPDSPGFLVNHAGRAYGPEALRILAEGIATPAQIDRILRDCLGFRMGPFELFDLVGLDISHAVMESIHDQFYQDPRYTPSSLVPARLAAGLLGRKTGQGFYRYEEGRVVEDARVELPPVAINQPFWLDCRDAAMRDKIGAVLSSAGAVLEQGEQPGSNAICLVTPLGEDASSAIARRQLPVARSLALETFAGFDRRRVLMRHPGLDANVLAQARQALGADGVPVEVINDSPGFIAQRVLASIVNLGCEIAQRRIVDPATLDRAVQLALGYPHGPLGFGDQYGAMNIQQILQALHDCYQEPRYRLSPWLRRRVQLGLPLTTAEESA
- a CDS encoding electron transfer flavoprotein subunit alpha/FixB family protein yields the protein MTILVIADYSKDAQDNKVLAPATLNTVAAAGKIGGEVHLLVAGAFVGAVAEAAANIAGVAKVLVADHAAYAHLLPENVAPLVASLVIEQRTIYSHVLAPATSNGKNILPRVAAQLDVDQISEIISVESADTFKRPIYAGNAIATVQSNASVKVITVRATGFDPVSAVGGAALIEAVATVYEAGISSFVGEALATSDRPELTAARIVVSGGRGLQNGDNFKYLYTLADKLGAAVGASRAAVDAGFVPNDMQVGQTGKIVAPQLYIAVGISGAIQHLAGMKDSKVIVAINKDEEAPIFQVADYGLVADLFEAVPALELAL